From the genome of Solibacillus sp. FSL H8-0538:
ACTGTCCAATTGATGTACGTGTAGTAACGCAAAAGGTGAGTGCAGCGTGGAAAGTAACAGGAAAGATTGTAAAAGTCGCGGGCGAACAGTTTATTATAACGAATGCAGCGCAGAAATTACTAACGTTAGATCAGGCAATACAGGATGCAAAAATCCCACAAATTCATGCCAAAAATCTCGATGCTCGGCTGAACAAGATTAGTTTGCTTGCTTCAGAGCTGTTGGAAGAAAACAATGGAGAGCTTTCTATTATTGGCTTTGACATCGGCATGACAAAAAGGGGGACCTTGTGGATTATTGAAGGCAATATGGTTCCTGACGTCAAGATGTTTAATAAATTGGAAGATAAAACAATGTATAAAACGATAGTGGATGTTAGAAATGCGAAAAAAAAGTGAGTTTATATCCAATCATCAAAAAAAGCTGTTCATACTATACTAGGTGGAGGTGTTATCTTGAAACAGTTACTCGTGAAGGATATTCAGAAATTACTGCAAGGAGAATTACTAAATGGTTCAGTGGATTGGCATGTCAGGCATGCGATTTATTATGAACGGCATGATTTGACACATTCCAATACACTTATATTTGTAAATAAAAATGATTCAATCAACTGGCAAGCCATCAATAATAAAGGGCCTTCTCTTGTCATTTCCGATAAACCTATTAATGAGCTAAAGAATGCGCTTGGTAATACTACCGTTATTAGAGTGAGGAGTATTATGCAGGCATACTGGACATTTATCGATTATTACCGAGGCCTTTTTCAAATACCCGTTGTTGCATTAACCGGAACATGTGGGAAAACAACGACGAAAGAAATGATTAAATACATCGTAAGTAAGGAATGGCCGGTGCAGGCATCTGTAAGCAGTAAAAATGAGCCCCGTCAATCATTGCCTTATTTAACTGGTATCGAGAAGGATACAAAAGCAGCTGTGTTCGAGCTAGGTCTAGGAAACACAGGGAATATTAAACATCAATGTATGATATACAAACCTACAATTGGCATCATTACAAATATCGGTGTGCATCATTTAGATGGATGCAAAAATCTAGAAGGTTATATAAAGGCAAAGTCAGAAATTGTAGAAGGATTATCCAATGAAGGTACATTAATAATCAATGCAGATGATGAAAATACGAAAAAAATTCCATTGCACAGCTTTAAAGGTAAGGTTATTACGTTTGGTGTACAAGGACAGGCAGATTTCAAAGCCGCCAATATTCAATTCACAAATAACGGTATGAAATTTCAACTCCATGTGTCCAATAAAACCTATTCTGTGTCTGTTCCTGGATTCGGTGAACACCAAGTTTATAATGCACTAGCTGCCATGGCGGCTGTAAAAGAAATGGGATTGACGATCGAAAAAGCCATCGCTCATTTAAGATCATTTAAACAAAT
Proteins encoded in this window:
- a CDS encoding UDP-N-acetylmuramoyl-tripeptide--D-alanyl-D-alanine ligase — its product is MKQLLVKDIQKLLQGELLNGSVDWHVRHAIYYERHDLTHSNTLIFVNKNDSINWQAINNKGPSLVISDKPINELKNALGNTTVIRVRSIMQAYWTFIDYYRGLFQIPVVALTGTCGKTTTKEMIKYIVSKEWPVQASVSSKNEPRQSLPYLTGIEKDTKAAVFELGLGNTGNIKHQCMIYKPTIGIITNIGVHHLDGCKNLEGYIKAKSEIVEGLSNEGTLIINADDENTKKIPLHSFKGKVITFGVQGQADFKAANIQFTNNGMKFQLHVSNKTYSVSVPGFGEHQVYNALAAMAAVKEMGLTIEKAIAHLRSFKQMARHLEFSSGIEGSTIIDDTWTNNPTSVEAALKVLDTIGKDKKVILLLGDINRLGNFEKKYHREIGTMVAKRNIHMLITIGTKAEEIANQAIKERTKAEVHIFKDVTGVLDVLKSKIDSDTIVLIKGPMSSKSMIEFANSLKK